The nucleotide sequence TTATTAAACGCCAGGGCATGAGCGTACTTGTTGTTACTGAAAAGGGATATGGCAAACGATCTGATGTAAACGATTACAGGCTGACTCACCGCGGCGGCAAAGGAGTAATAACAGTAAAAACGAGTGACAAGATTGGGAAATTGATTGCGATGATGGAAGCAAATGACAACGATGAGCTGGTAATTATTTCAACAAAAGGAATGGTTATCAGACAAAGTATGAAAGATATTCGTGTGATGGGAAGAGCTACCCAGGGGGTTAGAGTAATAAGACTGAAAGACGGAGATTCTATAGCTGATATCGCCAAAGTTGTGCCCGAAGACGAAAACGGAGAAGAACAATAATAGCAAACAATTATTATTGAAAAAGGGACCCGGCGAAGTCCCTTTTTTATTATTCATCTGAAAAATTATGAAATCAATACTCACATCACAATTAAAATCTCCATCAGGAAAACGGTATCTGATAATATTTCTAATATTATTTCTGAATAGCAAAAGCGGATATGGACAGAATACTGATGCTGGACTTGAAATTGTTCAGTCTGAAAACCTTCTTTCTATTGTCCGAACTCTCTGCTCAGAAGAATTTGACGGAAGACTTCCCGGAAGTGAAGGATACAAGAAAGCAGCAAAGTTTGCAGCAGATAAGTTTGAACAAGCAGGACTAATCCCCGCGGGAGATGAAAAATATTTTCAGTATTTAAATGTAGAATATAACCAGATTGATACGCCGGTTGTTTTTAAAGCGGTTGTAGCAAAGGAACTTTATTTTTTTCAGCATGGAAAAGATTATGTCTTCAGAGGATTTACCGGATCGGGAAATCTAAACCTGCCGGTTGTATTTTGTGGATATGGTATATCAAGACCGGATCTTGGTTATGACGATTATCATGATATAGACGTAACAAACAAAGTAGTTTTAGTTTTCAAACAAAATCCTTCCTGGAAAATAAACGATCAACAATGGGGAAATGAAAATCCAAGAGAAAAGTCACAGGTTGCTTTTAAACATGGAGCAAAAGGAATTTTATTTGTTTCTCGTCCAAACGACTCCAAACCGCAACCGCTTATAGGAAGCGTACTGCACGGAGACGGAGATCAGCTCGAAGATTTTCCGCAGTTACATGTTTCAATTGATCTTGCAAATGATTTGTTGACCGGAACAGGCGTATCAATAAATGAATGTCAAAGTAAGATTGATAGTAATAAAGCACAATTTTCTTTTCACACCGAAAGCAAAGTGGATATTAAAGTTAAAGCAAATTATGAGAAGAATGCAAAAACTATGAATGTAGTCGGACTCATTGAGGGAACGGATCCGGAACTAAAAGAAGAGTATCTGATAATAGGCGCACATCTTGACCATGTCGGTTCGCAGGCGGGGCTTTTATTTCCGGGTGCAAACGACAACGCTTCCGGATCAGCGGGTGTTTTGCAGCTTGCTGAAGCTTTTATGAAAAGCGAATTGAAACCCAAAAGAAATATTCTGTTTGTTCTTTTTGCATCAGAAGAACAAGGCCTTTTAGGATCAAAGTTTTTTGTTGAGAATTTAAACCTGCCTGCCGGAAAGGCAGGGATTGATACCAGCAAAATAATTGCAATGTTGAACCTCGATTGTATTGGATATGGAGACAGTATTCAGGTCGGCAACGGAAAAAGTTCTCCGGAATTGTGGAAACTTGCGGATGAAATTGACCGGACAAATTCAAATCTTATGGTTAACGATACCTGGAGCGGCGGTGGAGCGGATCTCACTCCGTTTTATGAAAAGAATATTCCAGGATTATATTTCGTTTCCCGATACAGCTATGATCACTTGCATCTTCCAACTGACCTGCCAGAAACATTTAATCTGTCTTTATATAAAAGCATAGTTAAGCTTGTATATTTAACAGCGAGAAAAATAGCAGACGGCAATTACCTGCGGGAAAAATAATAAATTAGATTAAAGCAAAATGCTTAAAGATCATTTTATACATCAGTTTAAATACAACGATTGGGCAACAAAAAAAGCAGCAGAGTCATTTATAGGTTTTGAAGAAAAAGATGAAAGATTAAACGAGCTTCTTTCGCATATTATTTCGTCGCAAAAAGTTTGGTTAAGCAGAACTCTGTTAAGAGACATTTATCTTAATCCGTGGGAAAAATATTCAACACAGAAATGTATTGAGCTATCAACAGAAATTACGGCTGAATGGATTAATCTTCTTGAAGGATTCAGTGACATTGATTTTGAAAAAAGAATCGATTATAAAAACACAAAGGGAGAAAAATTTGTAAACACCGTTTTAGATATTGCTGCTCACATAATAAATCATTCAACATATCATCGCGGGCAGATTGCTCAGAAAGTAAGAGCACTTGGCGGAACGCCAGCAGTTACGGATTATATTTTTTATCAGAGAGAATTTTATTAATGACCGTTAAGACAATAATGAAGGTGTGCCCTATCGGCAATAACGTTTAGTATATCTGCCAATGTCGATAGT is from Ignavibacteriota bacterium and encodes:
- a CDS encoding M20/M25/M40 family metallo-hydrolase, translating into MKSILTSQLKSPSGKRYLIIFLILFLNSKSGYGQNTDAGLEIVQSENLLSIVRTLCSEEFDGRLPGSEGYKKAAKFAADKFEQAGLIPAGDEKYFQYLNVEYNQIDTPVVFKAVVAKELYFFQHGKDYVFRGFTGSGNLNLPVVFCGYGISRPDLGYDDYHDIDVTNKVVLVFKQNPSWKINDQQWGNENPREKSQVAFKHGAKGILFVSRPNDSKPQPLIGSVLHGDGDQLEDFPQLHVSIDLANDLLTGTGVSINECQSKIDSNKAQFSFHTESKVDIKVKANYEKNAKTMNVVGLIEGTDPELKEEYLIIGAHLDHVGSQAGLLFPGANDNASGSAGVLQLAEAFMKSELKPKRNILFVLFASEEQGLLGSKFFVENLNLPAGKAGIDTSKIIAMLNLDCIGYGDSIQVGNGKSSPELWKLADEIDRTNSNLMVNDTWSGGGADLTPFYEKNIPGLYFVSRYSYDHLHLPTDLPETFNLSLYKSIVKLVYLTARKIADGNYLREK